The Zobellia alginiliquefaciens genome contains a region encoding:
- the rlmN gene encoding 23S rRNA (adenine(2503)-C(2))-methyltransferase RlmN, producing MKTQKKDIRALTKDQLREFFVSNGDKAFRGNQVYEWLWQKAAHSFEGMTNISKETRDMLEANFVINHIKVDQMQRSNDGTIKNAVRLHDDLVVESVLIPTKTRTTACVSSQVGCSLDCRFCATSRLKRMRNLNPDEIYDQVVAIDNESRLYFEKPLSNIVFMGMGEPLMNYNNVLKAIDKITSPEGLGMSPKRITVSTSGVPKMIRKMADDEVKFKLAVSLHSAIDEIRTSIMPFNATFTLTDLREALEYWYAKTKSRITYEYVVWQGINDSQKDVDALVNFCKFAPSKVNLIEYNPIDDGEFQQAANSAIDMYVNTLERNGIVVTVRRSRGKDIDAACGQLANKQ from the coding sequence GTGAAGACACAAAAAAAAGACATACGGGCACTTACCAAAGATCAATTGAGAGAATTCTTTGTTTCCAATGGAGATAAAGCTTTTCGGGGCAATCAGGTGTATGAATGGCTTTGGCAGAAGGCGGCACATTCTTTTGAAGGAATGACCAATATCTCAAAGGAAACGAGAGATATGCTAGAAGCCAATTTTGTGATCAATCATATTAAGGTAGACCAAATGCAGCGTAGTAATGACGGTACCATTAAAAATGCCGTACGTCTGCATGATGATTTGGTGGTAGAATCTGTACTTATACCAACTAAAACCAGGACCACGGCTTGTGTGTCAAGTCAAGTGGGTTGTAGCTTGGATTGTCGTTTTTGTGCTACATCACGTTTAAAAAGAATGCGCAACTTAAATCCTGATGAAATTTATGATCAGGTGGTAGCTATTGACAACGAGAGTCGTTTGTACTTTGAAAAACCGTTGAGCAATATTGTATTTATGGGTATGGGAGAGCCGCTCATGAACTATAACAACGTATTAAAAGCTATTGATAAAATCACCTCTCCAGAAGGTTTGGGGATGTCTCCTAAGCGTATTACGGTATCAACCTCTGGTGTGCCCAAGATGATACGTAAAATGGCAGATGATGAGGTGAAATTCAAGTTGGCGGTTTCCTTACATTCCGCAATTGATGAGATCCGTACTTCTATCATGCCGTTTAATGCCACTTTTACGCTTACTGATTTACGGGAAGCGCTAGAGTATTGGTATGCCAAAACCAAAAGTAGAATTACCTATGAATATGTGGTTTGGCAGGGGATTAATGATTCTCAGAAAGATGTGGACGCTTTGGTGAATTTCTGCAAATTTGCACCTTCCAAAGTAAACCTAATCGAATACAACCCTATAGATGATGGGGAGTTTCAGCAGGCAGCAAATAGTGCTATAGACATGTACGTGAATACATTGGAAAGAAATGGCATTGTAGTTACGGTAAGAAGGTCTAGAGGTAAGGATATAGATGCAGCTTGTGGCCAGTTGGCCAATAAACAATAG
- a CDS encoding nucleotide pyrophosphohydrolase produces MELQKAQEKVDKWINEHGVRYFNELTNMAQLTEEVGEVARIIARRYGEQSEKESDKNKDLGEELADVLFVTLCLANQTGVDLQEAFDKKLDLKTKRDHDRHHNNEKLK; encoded by the coding sequence ATGGAACTACAGAAAGCACAGGAAAAGGTAGATAAATGGATAAATGAGCACGGTGTTCGCTACTTTAATGAACTTACCAATATGGCCCAGCTTACTGAAGAAGTAGGTGAGGTGGCCCGTATTATAGCTCGTAGGTATGGTGAGCAAAGTGAAAAGGAGTCCGATAAAAATAAAGACCTTGGAGAAGAATTAGCAGATGTTCTTTTTGTTACCCTTTGCTTGGCGAACCAAACAGGTGTAGATCTGCAAGAAGCTTTTGATAAAAAACTCGATTTGAAAACAAAACGAGATCATGACCGTCATCACAACAATGAAAAGCTGAAATAG
- a CDS encoding DUF3857 domain-containing protein, translating to MLQIRTTVFLVLFAMAFSLNAQNFKFGKVSEEELKETLNPNDSSAAATVLYRSKNVRFIYNQGAGFSILTDVFERIKIYDKSGFDYATISQSLYKSDNDIESISGLKAYTYNLKNGKVEKSKMDKSAVFTTELSKYRNQEKFTLPNIKEGCVIEYQYKVTSPFYYSIDEIALQYDIPIKKQEISIATPEYFNFKANMKGYLSVSPKRSSKSGNINFTNKNRSDGNGALVTSTTYSNQNIDYTVHTAEYDMVNVPALKEEPFVNDINNYRSSVKYELQYIKFPQQLQENYTTTWEAVIKKIYKSDGFGLQLKSTRYFKDDLDVLIGKTSSPAELMSAIYFHVQNQMNWNSIYGYYADKGVKTAYKERTGNIADINLILTAMLQEAGLEASPVLVSTRSHGVPMFPTREGFNYVIASVDLDGQQVLLDATNKYARPNLLPTRVLNWFGKKVRKDGSSVSINLLPSQLSEESVQMNVDLYQDGSLNGKLRHTNRYYNAYLFRNKYANSDEEDYLEKLENRNNGMEISNYQIKNKEGVGKPVQESYEFVLDKQADVIGDKIYFSPLFHLLQTENPFKLDERKYPIDFTFPRRDKYMINISIPDAYKVISKPEDMSIAMADGIGSFQYKMLGEGQNLQLVVDLKLNHAVIGAEHYSYLKEFFKNLVEKQTEKVVLSKISSNGTTESTGKGR from the coding sequence ATGTTACAGATTCGAACCACTGTTTTTTTAGTACTGTTTGCGATGGCATTTTCTTTAAATGCTCAAAATTTTAAATTCGGGAAAGTCTCTGAAGAAGAGTTAAAAGAAACCCTTAACCCTAATGACTCTTCTGCTGCCGCTACTGTTTTGTATAGGAGCAAAAATGTTAGGTTTATTTATAACCAAGGTGCTGGGTTTAGTATATTGACCGATGTGTTTGAACGAATCAAAATTTATGATAAGTCCGGGTTTGATTATGCTACAATTTCGCAATCCTTATATAAAAGTGATAACGATATTGAATCCATTTCCGGACTAAAAGCATATACCTATAACTTGAAGAACGGAAAAGTTGAAAAAAGCAAGATGGATAAATCTGCTGTTTTTACTACCGAGTTGAGTAAGTACAGAAACCAAGAAAAATTCACACTTCCGAACATTAAAGAGGGCTGTGTCATAGAGTATCAATACAAAGTTACATCCCCGTTCTATTATTCTATAGATGAGATTGCCCTGCAATACGATATTCCTATAAAAAAACAGGAAATTAGTATTGCTACACCTGAATATTTCAATTTTAAAGCAAATATGAAGGGGTATCTGTCTGTAAGCCCAAAGCGTAGTTCAAAATCAGGAAATATAAATTTCACGAATAAAAATAGAAGTGATGGAAATGGAGCTCTTGTTACCTCTACTACATATTCAAACCAAAATATAGATTATACTGTGCATACTGCAGAATATGATATGGTCAATGTGCCAGCCTTAAAAGAGGAGCCTTTTGTGAATGATATAAATAATTACAGAAGCTCGGTTAAATATGAGCTTCAATACATAAAGTTTCCGCAACAGCTGCAGGAAAATTATACGACGACTTGGGAAGCTGTTATCAAAAAAATATACAAAAGTGATGGTTTTGGTCTACAGTTAAAATCCACTAGATATTTTAAAGATGATTTGGATGTCCTAATAGGTAAGACTTCGTCTCCGGCTGAATTGATGAGCGCTATATATTTTCATGTACAGAACCAAATGAATTGGAACAGTATTTACGGCTATTATGCAGATAAGGGGGTGAAGACCGCTTATAAAGAACGCACCGGTAACATAGCGGATATAAACTTGATACTTACTGCTATGCTCCAAGAAGCAGGTCTTGAAGCTAGTCCGGTTTTGGTTAGTACCAGAAGCCATGGGGTGCCTATGTTTCCAACAAGAGAAGGTTTTAACTATGTAATTGCTTCTGTTGATTTAGATGGACAACAGGTATTGTTAGATGCTACAAATAAGTATGCCAGACCAAATCTTTTGCCTACAAGAGTGTTAAACTGGTTTGGTAAAAAAGTTAGGAAAGATGGGTCTTCGGTTTCAATAAATCTTTTGCCTAGCCAACTTTCAGAAGAGAGCGTTCAAATGAATGTTGATTTATATCAAGATGGAAGTTTAAATGGGAAGTTAAGGCATACCAACCGATATTACAATGCCTATTTGTTCCGAAATAAATATGCCAATAGTGATGAAGAGGATTATCTGGAAAAGCTAGAAAATAGAAACAACGGCATGGAAATATCTAACTACCAGATTAAAAATAAAGAGGGTGTAGGTAAGCCCGTGCAAGAAAGCTACGAATTTGTTTTAGATAAACAGGCAGATGTAATTGGTGACAAGATTTACTTTTCACCTTTATTTCATCTCTTGCAAACAGAGAATCCTTTTAAATTGGATGAAAGAAAATATCCTATAGATTTTACTTTTCCTAGAAGAGATAAATATATGATCAACATCTCTATTCCGGATGCTTATAAGGTGATATCTAAACCGGAGGATATGAGCATTGCAATGGCAGATGGTATAGGAAGCTTTCAATATAAAATGCTAGGTGAAGGGCAAAACCTGCAATTAGTTGTAGATCTTAAATTAAACCACGCAGTAATAGGTGCTGAACACTATTCTTATTTAAAAGAATTTTTCAAGAATCTGGTTGAAAAACAAACAGAAAAAGTAGTTTTATCAAAAATTTCTTCCAATGGAACTACAGAAAGCACAGGAAAAGGTAGATAA
- a CDS encoding polyprenyl synthetase family protein — MKIVAQIKEPVNHEMELFETKFREAMSSKVALLNRITYYIVNRKGKQMRPMFVFLTAKMLNNGEVNERTYRGASVIELIHTATLVHDDVVDESNKRRGFFSINALWKNKIAVLVGDYLLSKGLLLSIDNEDFDLLKIISVAVREMSEGELLQIEKARRLDITEVVYYNIIRQKTATLIAACCSLGACSVQPESTDVETFRKFGELCGMAFQIKDDLFDYGEDKIGKPTGIDIKEQKMTLPLIHTLNTCSKKDKKWLINSVKNHNKDKKRVKEVIAFVRANGGLDYAVEKMLHFKGEALKILSTYPESEYRDSLELMVNYVVDRKK, encoded by the coding sequence TTGAAAATAGTAGCGCAAATAAAAGAGCCCGTAAACCACGAAATGGAACTTTTCGAAACGAAGTTTCGTGAGGCAATGTCTTCAAAAGTGGCGCTATTGAACCGTATAACCTATTATATTGTTAACCGTAAAGGGAAGCAAATGCGACCCATGTTCGTGTTTCTTACGGCTAAAATGCTTAACAATGGAGAGGTTAACGAGCGTACCTATAGAGGCGCATCGGTTATAGAGTTGATACATACGGCCACTTTGGTACATGATGATGTTGTGGATGAAAGCAACAAGCGCAGAGGTTTTTTCTCCATCAATGCACTTTGGAAAAATAAGATTGCAGTTTTGGTAGGCGATTACCTTTTGTCAAAAGGTCTCTTGTTGTCCATAGATAATGAAGATTTTGACTTGTTGAAGATTATTTCGGTCGCCGTACGTGAAATGAGTGAAGGAGAGCTTTTGCAGATTGAAAAAGCAAGACGGTTAGATATCACCGAAGTGGTATACTATAATATTATCCGTCAAAAAACGGCAACACTAATTGCGGCATGTTGTAGTTTGGGGGCCTGTTCCGTGCAACCGGAATCAACAGATGTTGAAACGTTTCGTAAGTTCGGCGAGCTTTGTGGCATGGCTTTTCAAATAAAAGATGACCTGTTTGATTATGGTGAGGATAAAATAGGAAAACCTACAGGAATTGATATTAAAGAGCAAAAAATGACCTTACCTTTAATTCATACCCTTAATACCTGTTCAAAAAAAGATAAGAAGTGGCTCATCAATTCCGTAAAGAATCATAACAAGGATAAGAAGCGGGTTAAAGAGGTAATTGCTTTTGTGAGGGCTAATGGTGGATTGGATTATGCCGTGGAAAAGATGTTACACTTTAAAGGGGAAGCACTGAAAATATTGTCCACATACCCTGAGTCCGAATACAGGGATTCTCTGGAATTGATGGTGAATTATGTAGTGGATCGTAAAAAATAG
- the queA gene encoding tRNA preQ1(34) S-adenosylmethionine ribosyltransferase-isomerase QueA has product MKLSHFNFELPDNLLAEYPAENRDESKLMVIHRETGKIEHKMFKDLINYFDEGDVMVLNNTKVFPARLYGNKEKTGARIEVFLLRELNEEQRLWDVLVDPARKIRIGNKLYFGEDETLVAEVIDNTTSRGRTLRFLYDGSYIDFRRKLRDLGQTPLPKYIKRDVEPEDEERYQTIYAKHEGAVAAPTAGLHFSKHLLKRLEIKGVDFAEVTLHVGLGTFNPVEVEDLSKHKMDSEELVIDERATEVVNNAKLNKKRICAVGTTVMRGLESAVSSDHTLNTFDGWTNKFIFPPYDFSIANCMVTNFHLPKSTLLMMVSAFIGHDLMKKSYKEAILEQYKFYSYGDAMLVI; this is encoded by the coding sequence ATGAAACTATCGCACTTCAATTTTGAATTACCTGATAATTTATTGGCCGAGTATCCTGCTGAAAATAGGGATGAGTCCAAGTTAATGGTTATTCACCGTGAAACCGGAAAAATAGAACATAAAATGTTCAAAGACCTTATCAACTATTTTGATGAAGGCGATGTAATGGTTTTGAACAATACCAAAGTTTTTCCTGCGCGTTTATATGGTAATAAGGAAAAAACAGGTGCAAGAATCGAGGTATTCTTATTAAGGGAATTAAATGAAGAACAACGCCTATGGGATGTTCTTGTTGATCCAGCCCGTAAAATACGTATCGGTAATAAATTATATTTCGGCGAAGATGAGACTTTAGTAGCGGAAGTTATTGATAACACTACATCTAGAGGTAGAACATTGCGTTTTCTTTATGATGGTTCGTATATCGATTTCAGAAGAAAACTTCGTGATTTAGGTCAGACTCCATTGCCAAAGTACATAAAGAGGGATGTAGAGCCAGAAGATGAAGAGCGCTACCAGACTATTTATGCAAAACATGAAGGAGCTGTTGCTGCACCAACTGCAGGTCTTCACTTTTCAAAACACCTATTGAAGCGTCTTGAAATCAAAGGTGTTGATTTTGCTGAAGTTACCCTTCACGTAGGTTTAGGAACTTTTAATCCAGTTGAGGTTGAAGATTTGTCCAAGCACAAAATGGACAGCGAAGAGCTTGTCATTGATGAGCGAGCTACAGAGGTAGTAAACAATGCTAAACTGAATAAAAAACGTATTTGCGCTGTAGGTACTACAGTAATGCGCGGACTTGAAAGTGCTGTTTCCTCAGATCATACTTTGAACACTTTTGATGGATGGACAAATAAGTTTATCTTTCCTCCGTACGATTTTAGTATCGCCAACTGTATGGTGACGAATTTTCACTTGCCAAAATCTACTTTGTTGATGATGGTATCTGCATTTATTGGTCATGATTTAATGAAAAAATCATACAAAGAAGCCATCTTAGAACAGTACAAGTTCTACTCTTATGGTGATGCAATGTTAGTAATATAA
- the dtd gene encoding D-aminoacyl-tRNA deacylase yields MRAIIQRVSSASVTVESKTISEIQNGLLILLGIEDADGPEDIEWLSRKIVNLRIFNDSEGVMNESLKAVNGDAIVVSQFTLHAATKKGNRPSYIKASKPDVAIPLYEKFITQIELDLGKNVGTGVFGADMKVQLLNDGPVTIAIDTKNRE; encoded by the coding sequence ATGCGAGCCATTATTCAAAGAGTCTCTAGTGCCAGTGTAACAGTAGAGAGCAAGACAATTTCAGAAATACAAAACGGACTTTTAATTTTATTGGGCATAGAAGATGCAGATGGCCCGGAAGATATAGAATGGTTATCAAGAAAAATCGTGAACCTTAGAATTTTTAATGATTCCGAAGGAGTCATGAACGAGTCTCTCAAAGCTGTGAACGGAGACGCTATTGTCGTTAGTCAGTTTACCTTGCATGCTGCTACAAAGAAAGGGAATCGACCTTCATATATTAAGGCTTCAAAGCCAGATGTAGCCATTCCTTTGTACGAAAAATTTATCACACAAATTGAACTCGATTTAGGGAAAAATGTAGGAACTGGAGTTTTTGGTGCTGATATGAAGGTGCAATTGTTAAATGATGGTCCGGTTACTATTGCAATAGATACCAAAAACAGGGAATAA
- the rsgA gene encoding ribosome small subunit-dependent GTPase A, with amino-acid sequence MKGTVYKSTGSWYTVKAQDGEFYECRIKGKFRIQGIKSTNPIAVGDVVSFKIEQLGDDTVGTIHSIEDRKNYIIRKSVNLSKQTHIIAANLDQVFLLVTLNNPTTYTIFIDRFLATAEAYDIPAILLFNKVDTYTIEELAEIKYLAELYRNVGYTCIGISAKSGKNVDKVKEMMEDKTSMFAGHSGAGKSTLVNALEPKLELKTTEISEQHLQGQHTTTFAEMFDLDFGARIIDTPGIKGFGIVDMEKEEIGDYFPEFFELKGECKFNNCLHLDEPKCAVKEALENEEVAWSRYRSYVQMVTGEEENYRVDIHDTKK; translated from the coding sequence TCTACTGGAAGTTGGTATACCGTGAAAGCGCAAGACGGCGAATTTTACGAATGCCGTATTAAAGGTAAATTTAGAATTCAGGGTATAAAGAGTACGAACCCCATTGCTGTAGGTGACGTAGTGTCTTTTAAAATAGAGCAGCTGGGTGATGATACAGTGGGTACCATACACAGTATTGAAGATCGTAAGAATTATATCATCAGAAAATCGGTCAACCTTTCTAAACAAACGCATATTATTGCGGCCAATTTGGATCAGGTGTTTTTGCTGGTTACTTTAAACAACCCTACTACTTACACCATTTTTATAGATCGATTTTTGGCTACCGCCGAAGCGTATGATATTCCTGCCATTTTATTGTTCAATAAAGTGGATACCTATACAATTGAAGAATTAGCGGAAATAAAATATCTGGCCGAGTTGTACAGAAACGTTGGGTATACCTGTATTGGTATTTCTGCGAAGTCCGGTAAAAATGTGGACAAAGTGAAAGAAATGATGGAGGATAAGACCAGCATGTTTGCAGGGCACTCCGGAGCTGGTAAATCTACGTTGGTCAATGCGCTAGAACCCAAATTAGAATTAAAGACCACCGAAATCTCTGAGCAACATCTTCAAGGGCAGCATACCACTACGTTTGCAGAAATGTTCGATTTAGACTTTGGTGCTCGTATTATTGATACGCCGGGTATTAAAGGCTTTGGAATTGTAGACATGGAAAAGGAGGAAATAGGGGACTATTTTCCTGAGTTCTTTGAATTGAAAGGAGAGTGTAAATTCAACAATTGTCTTCACCTAGACGAGCCTAAATGTGCCGTAAAAGAAGCATTGGAAAATGAAGAAGTAGCATGGAGCCGTTACCGAAGCTATGTACAGATGGTAACTGGAGAAGAAGAGAATTACAGAGTAGATATTCACGACACAAAAAAGTAA
- a CDS encoding 3-phosphoshikimate 1-carboxyvinyltransferase yields MKLHLSAPSNTLLQNNIQITGSKSESNRSLLLQALYSNISIENLSNSDDAEVMQKGLKIENGVVDIHHAGTAMRFLTSYFASQEGKEVTLTGSQRMTERPVKVLVEALQELGAEITYEKNEGYPPIRIKGKKLTESKVSLPANISSQYISSLLLTAPSLKNGLELELVGKITSVPYIKMTLALLSQIGVENSFEGNTIKVSPKANVANINLVVESDWSSASYYYSIVALSDVGSEITLSAYKSSSLQGDSVLQELYTEFGVESQFVGNTVVLRKVEMPKKQKVEFDLSNAPDIAQTIAVTCFGLGMECHLTGLHTLKIKETDRLEALHTELSKLGASISVTDKDLTLNVSNTLNVDVAIDTYNDHRMAMAFAPLALKTPLFVNDAEVVSKSYPDFWRDLEKLGFISKSV; encoded by the coding sequence TTGAAACTACACCTATCCGCCCCGTCAAATACGCTATTGCAGAACAACATACAGATTACCGGCTCTAAAAGTGAGTCTAATCGGTCCCTTTTGTTGCAGGCATTGTACTCGAATATAAGTATTGAAAATCTCTCTAATTCTGATGATGCAGAGGTGATGCAAAAAGGGCTTAAAATTGAAAACGGAGTAGTGGATATTCATCATGCGGGTACTGCAATGCGTTTTTTAACTAGTTATTTTGCTTCTCAAGAGGGAAAAGAAGTAACTCTTACAGGTTCTCAACGTATGACGGAAAGACCGGTAAAAGTCTTGGTGGAAGCGCTTCAGGAGTTAGGTGCGGAAATAACCTATGAAAAAAATGAAGGGTATCCGCCCATTCGTATCAAGGGTAAAAAGTTAACTGAAAGCAAAGTAAGTCTTCCTGCCAATATCAGTAGTCAGTACATTTCATCACTTTTATTAACGGCTCCTAGTCTTAAGAACGGATTGGAACTGGAGCTTGTTGGGAAAATCACTTCGGTGCCATACATAAAAATGACGCTGGCCCTGTTATCTCAAATAGGAGTTGAGAATTCTTTTGAGGGAAATACCATAAAAGTATCACCTAAGGCAAACGTAGCGAATATTAATTTAGTGGTAGAGTCAGATTGGAGTTCGGCATCCTATTATTACAGTATTGTAGCATTGAGCGATGTAGGTAGTGAAATTACTCTTTCCGCATATAAGAGTTCTAGCTTACAGGGAGATAGTGTGCTTCAGGAATTGTATACGGAGTTTGGGGTTGAAAGTCAATTTGTAGGAAATACAGTAGTTCTTCGTAAAGTTGAAATGCCAAAAAAACAAAAAGTTGAGTTTGATTTAAGTAATGCACCGGATATTGCCCAAACTATAGCGGTAACTTGCTTTGGACTAGGAATGGAGTGTCATTTAACGGGCTTGCATACCCTTAAAATAAAAGAAACCGATCGTTTGGAAGCGCTGCATACAGAACTATCAAAACTTGGAGCTAGTATTTCTGTAACTGATAAAGATTTGACATTAAACGTCTCTAACACTTTGAATGTTGATGTGGCCATAGATACATATAATGACCATAGAATGGCTATGGCTTTTGCTCCTTTGGCTCTGAAAACACCTTTATTTGTGAACGATGCCGAGGTAGTTTCAAAATCCTACCCGGATTTTTGGAGAGACCTTGAGAAATTGGGGTTTATTTCTAAATCAGTATAA
- a CDS encoding DUF3857 domain-containing protein — MRFSLLLPLIFIGFLSYAQELSYTTLLLNKTLTENANAVVRLDQLDVEILSQREMVVKTKQVVTVLNRAGNRHARTGLGYDNSKKIKSLDIIIYDAMGNEIEKIKRKEFKDVNAADGFSLYNDYRHLYYDYTPISYPYTLVFEYEYESPDTGSLPSWYFLSGFGLSVEKSQYRITYPNESLKPIIHEKNLGEIEFDKKETNNSVTYTAHNIKAMKRESMSPSFKKICPRLMTRIKNFHYKGFDASIDNWKDLGTWVNTNLLSGRDELSPETSKKVKSLVTGVEDDLEKAKIIYKYVQDNTRYISVQIGIGGLRPIAAIEVDNVKYGDCKGLSNYTKALLKEVGVDSYYVVVQAGGDKVDFEDDFADLGQGNHAILAIPYNDTYYWVDATSQIIPFGYTSGFTDDRKVLVVKPEGGEIVTTTAYLNEENYQSISATYELKSDGSISGTTDIETRGSQYNRHFQLNHDTDEEIVKEFKRRWSTINNLTVANYNFDNNKNDVVFNETIVLSATNYASLSGDRILFTANAFNNKNVVPDRYRNRKLPFEIQRGFLDEDRSIIKLPEGYIVEALPKAKKIENEFGIYTVSFEYLPEDNSVDYQRSFLLKKGLYPKEKYNAYRDFRKEVASMDNAQIVLLKK; from the coding sequence ATGCGATTTTCACTTTTACTCCCCTTGATTTTTATTGGCTTCTTATCATATGCCCAAGAATTAAGTTACACTACTCTTCTGCTCAACAAAACGCTAACCGAGAATGCAAACGCAGTTGTTCGTTTGGATCAGTTAGATGTTGAGATACTTTCTCAACGAGAAATGGTTGTGAAGACCAAACAAGTGGTGACGGTTTTAAACAGGGCGGGCAACCGGCATGCAAGAACCGGATTAGGTTATGATAACTCAAAGAAAATAAAAAGTCTTGATATCATAATTTATGATGCGATGGGTAACGAAATTGAAAAAATAAAAAGGAAGGAGTTTAAGGATGTAAACGCGGCCGATGGCTTTTCTCTTTACAACGATTATCGGCATCTTTATTATGACTACACGCCCATAAGTTATCCTTACACTTTGGTGTTTGAGTATGAATATGAATCCCCGGATACGGGAAGTTTACCATCGTGGTATTTTTTGAGCGGATTTGGTTTGAGTGTAGAAAAGAGTCAATATAGGATAACTTACCCCAATGAATCTCTTAAACCAATCATTCACGAGAAAAATTTAGGGGAAATAGAGTTTGATAAAAAAGAAACTAACAATTCCGTTACCTACACAGCCCATAATATTAAGGCTATGAAGAGGGAAAGTATGAGTCCATCTTTTAAGAAAATATGCCCTCGGTTAATGACTCGGATAAAGAATTTTCATTACAAAGGTTTTGATGCGTCAATAGATAACTGGAAGGACCTAGGGACTTGGGTAAATACAAACCTTTTATCCGGAAGGGATGAGCTATCTCCGGAGACCTCTAAGAAGGTTAAATCATTGGTGACCGGTGTTGAAGATGATCTTGAAAAAGCAAAAATAATTTATAAATATGTTCAGGACAATACCAGATATATTAGTGTGCAAATTGGTATTGGCGGTCTACGGCCTATTGCAGCTATTGAGGTTGATAATGTAAAATATGGAGATTGTAAAGGACTGTCTAACTACACAAAAGCTCTTTTAAAAGAGGTGGGGGTAGATTCTTACTATGTGGTTGTGCAAGCGGGTGGTGATAAAGTTGACTTTGAAGATGATTTTGCAGATTTGGGGCAAGGCAATCATGCAATTTTGGCTATTCCATATAATGACACCTATTATTGGGTGGATGCTACATCGCAAATCATACCGTTTGGTTATACAAGTGGATTTACGGACGATAGGAAAGTATTGGTCGTAAAGCCGGAAGGTGGCGAAATTGTTACTACAACAGCTTATTTAAATGAAGAAAATTATCAATCTATTTCGGCTACGTACGAGTTAAAATCAGATGGGAGTATCTCGGGAACAACCGATATTGAGACTAGAGGAAGTCAATATAATAGGCATTTTCAGTTGAATCATGATACGGATGAGGAGATAGTAAAAGAGTTTAAACGTAGATGGAGCACAATAAATAATCTTACGGTAGCCAACTACAATTTTGACAATAATAAGAATGATGTGGTCTTTAATGAGACCATTGTTTTAAGTGCAACAAATTATGCCTCACTTAGCGGAGATAGAATACTCTTTACGGCAAACGCTTTTAACAATAAAAATGTGGTGCCGGACCGCTACAGGAATAGAAAATTGCCTTTTGAGATTCAACGTGGTTTTTTAGATGAAGACCGATCTATCATAAAACTACCTGAGGGGTACATTGTGGAGGCATTGCCCAAAGCGAAGAAAATTGAGAATGAATTCGGTATATACACCGTTAGTTTTGAGTACTTGCCCGAGGATAATTCCGTGGATTACCAGCGCAGTTTCCTTCTTAAAAAAGGATTATATCCAAAGGAGAAGTATAATGCATACCGTGATTTCAGAAAAGAAGTAGCGAGTATGGACAATGCACAGATTGTTCTCCTTAAAAAATAA